One genomic window of Arachis hypogaea cultivar Tifrunner chromosome 8, arahy.Tifrunner.gnm2.J5K5, whole genome shotgun sequence includes the following:
- the LOC112707644 gene encoding dirigent protein 21: protein MASALNYLLITLIISISFTTITHGAFSEQSYITLPSQKLTHLHFYYHDIRNDNNPTVVQIVDTPKNVPNGFGSIFAMDDVMTEGPELTSKQVGRAQGLFALASLQDLGMTMLTNFAFTEGIYAGSTISMLGRNPISEENREMPIVGGTGVFRFARGFAIANSVMPISTPQHFVVEYNITLSHP from the exons ATGGCTTCTGCTCTCAACTACTTGCTAATAACTCTAATAATCTCCATCTCCTTCACTACCATTACCCATGGAGCGTTTTCAGAACAATCCTACATAACTTTACCCTCACAGAAACTAACCCATCTCCACTTCTATTACCATGACATCCGAAACGACAACAACCCAACGGTGGTGCAAATTGTCGACACACCCAAGAATGTTCCCAACGGTTTTGGGTCCATTTTTGCCATGGATGATGTTATGACTGAAGGGCCTGAGTTGACTTCCAAGCAAGTTGGAAGAGCCCAGGGTCTCTTTGCTCTGGCTTCTCTGCAG GATCTTGGGATGACAATGTTGACGAATTTTGCATTCACGGAAGGGATATATGCAGGGAGCACAATAAGCATGCTTGGGAGGAACCCTATCTCAGAGGAGAATAGAGAGATGCCAATAGTGGGTGGTACTGGTGTATTCAGGTTTGCAAGGGGATTTGCCATTGCGAATAGTGTTATGCCTATTTCTACTCCTCAGCACTTTGTTGTAGAGTACAATATCACTCTCTCTCATCCCTAG
- the LOC112708460 gene encoding uncharacterized protein: protein MMKKSTMNIKGRMEREGGEEDLSLFRELRKRQSERVSSLLQFASEDYDFDSNNAKFSLYRVPSGKKEYEYLAETNKNEYDWLKTPPATPLFPSLEMEPNVHLVLQKEIPISQPISRFAGNDEKQLKSKQIIDAKPKPNHSNLSKAKVPMRSITPSHNRQRPTTSIIKNNNNTNTNNEHKQLPKIHHHITKKSIIDTNSIAPQKQPKKSMEANESLGMKPKTRGVSPSVRSTRIASNFALDLDLPNEAPPNLRTERRASSTTRGRSTTRGSKLVGTQNQDPIPRSIVRPSRSPSPSVSNNKNNGGWNHLEKAQKSLRAQKEKFTLAAGGSNENGAHFMGSKMVEKVVKARKSGINNQAEKETKPKPLKYKV, encoded by the exons atgaTGAAGAAGTCAACGATGAACATCAAAGGGCGCATGGAAAGGGAAGGTGGAGAAGAGGATCTCAGCCTTTTCAGGGAGTTAAGGAAGAGACAGAGTGAACGTGTCTCAAGTCTCCTACAATTTGCTTCTGAAGACTATGATTTTGATTCAAATAATG CAAAGTTTTCACTCTATAGAGTGCCTTCTGGAAAGAAAGAATATGAGTATCTAGCGGAAACAAACAAAAACGAATATGATTG gtTAAAAACACCTCCTGCAACTCCTTTGTTTCCATCCCTTGAAATGGAACCCAACGTTCATCTTGTCCTTCAGAAGGAGATACCAATCTCTCAGCCTATCTCGAGG TTCGCGGGGAATGATGAGAAGCAACTGAAATCGAAACAAATTATTGATGCAAAACCAAAGCCAAATCATAgcaacttatcaaaagcaaaagTTCCAATGAGATCAATAACCCCAAGTCACAATAGGCAGAGACCAACAACAAGCAtcattaagaataataataatactaacacAAACAATGAACACAAGCAATTACCCAAGATTCACCATCATATCACTAAAAAGAGCATTATTGATACCAATTCTATTGCTCCTCAAAAGCAACCAAAGAAGAGCATGGAAGCAAATGAGTCTTTAGGGATGAAGCCTAAAACTCGGGGCGTTTCGCCATCCGTGAGATCAACAAGGATTGCAAGTAATTTTGCACTTGATCTTGATCTTCCGAATGAGGCGCCGCCGAATCTTAGGACGGAACGAAGAGCGAGCTCAACCACAAGAGGAAGAAGCACTACTAGAGGTTCTAAACTTGTAGGGACTCAGAATCAAGATCCTATTCCAAGATCTATTGTTAGACCATCAAGGTCACCATCACCATCTGtgtctaataataaaaataatggtgGTTGGAACCACTTAGAGAAAGCCCAGAAAAGTTTGAGGGCACAAAAGGAAAAGTTCACTCTTGCGGCAGGTGGAAGCAACGAAAATGGAGCACATTTTATGGGAAGTAAAATGGTAGAGAAAGTGGTGAAAGCTAGAAAATCAGGGATCAATAATCAAGCTGAGAAAGAAACAAAGCCAAAACCTTTGAAATATAAGGTGTGA
- the LOC112708459 gene encoding protein ASYMMETRIC LEAVES 2-like, which translates to MASSNSPCAACKFLRRKCQPECAFAPYFPPDQPQKFANVHRIFGASNVTKLLNDLHPHQREDAVNSLAYEAEMRLRDPVYGCVGVISLLQHQLRQLQVDLYCAKSELSRYQNLSINANHAFVGSESGAVGYQHQQNNNSGSAGIGTRDNSSYYQHHHHHHHHQFFPQQQMVRSFDGGSNYDASLLAMNISASLGQLNQLPAGGGDDRRTVNNPS; encoded by the coding sequence ATGGCATCTTCAAATTCACCATGCGCAGCATGCAAATTTCTTCGAAGAAAATGCCAACCAGAGTGCGCTTTTGCACCATACTTCCCACCAGATCAGCCTCAGAAGTTCGCGAATGTTCATAGAATCTTCGGTGCAAGCAATGTTACAAAGCTTCTCAACGATTTACACCCTCACCAGCGCGAAGACGCCGTGAATTCCCTTGCGTACGAGGCGGAGATGCGCCTTCGCGACCCGGTCTATGGTTGCGTCGGCGTTATCTCCCTCCTCCAGCACCAGCTCCGGCAACTTCAGGTGGATCTTTACTGCGCTAAATCGGAGCTATCTAGGTACCAAAATTTGAGTATCAACGCCAACCACGCCTTCGTTGGTAGTGAATCTGGTGCCGTGGGATACCAACACCAGCAGAATAATAATTCTGGTTCTGCTGGTATTGGAACCCGCGACAACAGCAGTTACTACcaacaccatcaccatcaccaccaccatcaaTTCTTTCCGCAACAACAGATGGTAAGAAGTTTTGATGGAGGGAGCAATTATGATGCTAGTCTCTTGGCTATGAACATCTCCGCTAGCTTAGGGCAGCTCAATCAGCTTCCGGCTGGCGGCGGTGACGACCGCCGCACCGTCAACAACCCTTCCTAG